The genomic DNA TATTTCGGGAAAACGATCTATTTTCccacaaaaaatatcatatcaaACTAGATAGAGCTTAATTTTTGATCGCGTGCTAGTTGTCCTTGAGAAAGTAGTTCTCCATCTTTCTCTCCCTTCCCCAAATATTTAGGTTTTATCGGTTTATGAACTACAAACCACAAACCACAATGACAGATTCAACGATGAATTCTCGATTTGGGTTTAATCAAAACCGATGAAGCTCTGATTGTGAAGCAGATCAAAGCGTAGAGGTAGAATAAGATGAAGAGATGAACCACTGCGAAATAGATCTATAGCCAGTTAGCCACcaatcaccatcaccatcaccagtCACCATTACCGGAGAAAGCCAacagaaaaaaatcatcatgttcttcttttttcttttagtttgtatatatatacattaaaagtcaataacataataataatttgtttatagttttggaatttttttaaattaatttgattgtaattttaaaatgatttaaagagaaattaataccaattttttatttgttttaaaccaaatttttattaagggtagatttggaattaaaaaaatctggaCACAAAATGTGAGTTATCTAGggaataaaaacttaattggGTTATCATAGTTATTTCTTATAAAATGGAGGTTATCCTGGATAAATTTctcttgttttaattaattgaattcAGTTTAGATTAGGTTagatttggtttattattttatttagttggtTCAGTAAATAGTGAACCGAGCAAAACCGATGTTTGTGGGTAATTAGGTGAAAACTATGTTTCAAAGGAGATATAAATCTTGAACTATGGAGTCGGAGAGATATAGATTGAGAAATATTTTCTCGGAGATTTATAGCACTTGGTAATAGATTGAGCTCTATCTTGCTTGATATGATACTTCTCCTGGAGAAATAGATCGTTTTCCCAAATACTTTCCAgttggttgaagttttataaatgacataatatttattgtttattaatctttgtgtttttatccaaaaactcttataggacATGGAataccatttaaatatctataccatcttaataaaccatattttaagtttaattatacatttcatcttaatgcatagaactaaatattttatatcaaacaaaattaataaatcatatcaagtctatatcttagtaagaattgaaagtacaaataaaaactaacaaaatataattcgcaaaaaaaaactgaatcaagattatttaagatatatttttatgttgttatctcataagtactaatttaacctcatgtcataatcaattttaaataagtgaaatttataaaataaaaaaatttataaagagatagagacattctcatcaaataactgaagaatcattcctataaattataatttatttcgaattatcttatgttttaacatatgcattacaaaaatacatgtgttgaaattataaaataaaacataaaaaatattaataatattcttaattgaatttttaaaaatgataaatttttaatctaaaataaatttcatcgttaaacattcagtttagtaattacatttaactatctatttcatcgtaaaaccataattcacttcttcatgaattagagtttaaaaaaaaactttaaaacataatatgagcatcatatgagataatatgtatattggttagtattttaaatttaacaataaatataatcagtaaaaaaatcagttaacatccacaaaaattttggaaatccaaaaatatcctatatattatttttctatatgtcataatttcataagtaatacttttgtcaattttcatcaattaaaaaattcattcctacaaactcattttttttcaggtttcccatattactacatgcattaaaatcttgaaaataaaacatgtaaaactatattaatacacatcatgtattgaaaatttttctttttaattttattattcttttaaggttttgtgtacttacttacagtaaaaaaattatattacaatgataaatacaatttatatccaactaaaattatgttaaataatttttataaattgtagatttcaagtaatttttataaattattggttgaataacaagagattgtgtattattttaaatgattttatatgaatgtcaagttgaataacattgaattttgaaagatttttaaaaattctcaattgaataacaagtgattttaggaatactttaaaatcttttagaaTGTCAAGTTTAATACCTCCCTCTATATTCTTTACCAATTTTTTGAATTGTTCgaatataataaatcaaatgttAATTTAGTTaaactaatttgattttgataaaaagaaacaaaatagtgTGATATTTaatcttaaaaaattataaacctgcaagaaaaatgaatataaaaaataaaattagaattataaaataaattaaaattaagactttaaaaaaaaaaaattctaaaaaccaGTTAGTTCTTTAAAACTGAAGAATTTGAATGTAAACCAAACAGATATGGCCAAGCGAAGAACTTCTTGTTAttaggaaataaataaaaataaatgagttGTAGTCTTGTCATTCATTTTCAATATTCCATTTACCTTCTATAATTATTCATTATAAACAACTGTCAACATTTGGAAGATATATGCCATAAAGTAAAACATCAACTTACGGaaattaagatttgtttcctttataaaatttataaaataagtgattatttttaacaaaaataaacaataatctctaaacctttttttgtttttttggctccCTTTTAGTTTTCATGGTTTAGGTTCGGATTGTTTTTTATGACAGACTGACAGAGCACTCGATAAGTCTCTCCCGTTGGTTCTAATATACTTCCTTATATTACTATTCTATTTCTGCCAAAATCTTACAATCAccttattaacaaaaaaaatattgaagattTGCAAAAAGTAAAAACCTCCATTAGAGCCAAAAAGTAatccagagaaaaaaaaaatgaagtctATTAACTATGGGTATCTGCTCCTTTTGATAATTATAGCTTTTGCCTGTTTTCAATCAGTTCAAGCTCAATCTCAACCAGGTTCTTACTCTATTTCATGAAAGCTTGATATGTTTTACGAAATCCTAttaaatatctctttttaattATCATATCTAATCTAATCATGAACAGGATTTATTAGCTTGGATTGTGGATTAGTCCCTAAAAACACAAGCTACACCGAGAAGACAACGAATATAACATACATATCAGACGCCGATTATATCGACAGCGGATTAATCGGGAGTATCAATGATTCATGCAAGACAGTGTTACAGCAACAGACTTGGACCGTAAGAAGCTTCCCTGAAGGTGTAAGAAACTGTTACAACTTCAATCTTAAAGCTAATCTCAAATATCTGATTAGAGGAACTTTTGTCTATGGGAATTATGATGGTTTGAATCAAATACCCAAGTTTGATCTTTACATTGGTCCTAATAAATGGACTTCTGTTATATTGGAAGGAGTAGCTAATGCTACGATCTTGGAGATGATCCATGTCTTACCACAAGACCGTCTACAAGTTTGTCTTGTCAAAACAGGGACAACGACACCGTTTATATCGGCGTTAGAACTTCGTCAGTTGGACAATAATACTTATGTTACCAAAAGTGGATCGTTGATGTCTTTCGCCAGAATTTACTTTCCAAAGACTGCATCGTTCCTAAGGTAAAAAGAACATTAGGCTTAAATTGTTTCAGATGTTcacttataaatttattttagtttttatataatccAGTTTTCTTCATATAACTGAATAAGAATTTTCCGTTTGCTTTTCCTGTTTACCGCTTTTGTTTTTCgtttacatttaaaattaatattttagtgatgaatgaatatattatataatccaGTTGATTTAACAAcatgaaaccttttttttttaatttgtctttcTCATTAGGTATGATGAAGACTTGTATGACCGAGTTTGGGTTCCATTCAGCCAAAATGAAACGGTTTCGTTAAGCACCGATCTACTGGTCGATACAAGTACCAATTCCTACAATGTGCCTCAAAATGTGGCGAATTCCGCAATTACTCCTTCGAAAGCTACTCTTCCGCTCAGCATATGGTGGGATCTCCAAAACATCAATgcacagatatatatatacatgcatttTGCAGAAATCCAGAAGCTTAAATCTAACGAGGCAAGAGAGTTCAACATTACTTATAATGGTGGTCAGGTTTGGGAAAGTTACTTTAGACCTAACAATCTCAGCATTACAACAATCTTTAGCGAAACAGCAATGAGTTCTCCAGATGGGTTTTTCAATTTCACTTTTACAATGACCAAAAACTCTACTCTTCCTCCACTTATCAATGGCCTTGAGGTTTATACCGTTGTAGAAAATTTACTGCACGAGACATACCAAGATGAAGGTAAATCATTTAAAACCCACTTTTCTTTTAACgaatttttatcttctttcaatttatttaaattttaggcagttttatttgtattgtgcaaaagtaaaaaattgtttctaCTCTATCCAATACCTCGTGCatgctttgtttgtttattctttaatttttttttttctttcctctttgaCTATCAGTTTCTGCTATGATGAACATCAAGAAAACATATGGTTTGAGTAAAAAGATAAGTTGGCAAGGAGATCCATGTTCTCCTAAAATATATCGATGGGAAGGTGTGAATTGCAGTTATTTGGACTCTAATCAACCTCTGATCACATCcttgtatgttttcttttcaattcatttatttacatttcataagtttgtttttcttcttttttttcttctgactCTGTACAACATTATAGGAACTTGGCAGCAAGTCGATTGACCGGTATCATAACACCTGATATATCTAGTCTCATACAATTAAGGGAACTGTAAGCATCTTGTAACTATACAACGCGTATAAATCTTAACAATATGATATAATCGTCATATTTGTTTCCACAATGCACAGAGATCTATCAAATAATGATTTATCAGGAGGGATTCCAAATTTTCTAGCTGATATGGAGATGTTGACACTAATGtgagtttctattttttttttttttttttaaactttttactcattctgttcttgttttcttggttttcttgaattagtttttttgctttctcagAAACTTAAGAGGAAACCCGAAGCTGAATCTCACCATTCCAGATTCTATTCAGGGAAGGATAACGAACAAATCTTTAACTCTACTGTAAGatgttttttcaacttttttttttacttcgtcTCTAAGTCATGGAATGTATGATTACATAATCTCATTTTTTCCCTCCCATTCACTTTTAATGACTGCAGTATAGATGAAATCCCGAGTAGCAAAAAACCTCGTATCAAGTTTCCTTTGGTTGCTATCTTAGCTTCAGTGGCCTGCGTTATCGCATTTCTAGCTATCTTTATCATATGTTTCATCTTTAGAAGGGAAAAACAGAGAGGTATTAACATCAGTAACAttaatggaaaacaaaacagtttttattgttgttgtattgatCTTTATTATATTGCTCATCTTTACCATTATAACAGCTCCAAGTAATGAGAACAGATCATCCAATCAATCAATCGGAACAAAGGAGCGGAAGTTTACGTATTCTGAGATACTAAAGATGACAAATAACTTTGAGAGAGTTCTTGGTAAAGGAGGATATGGAAGAGTGTATTATGGAAACTTGGATGACACTCAAGTAGCTGTAAAAATGCTCTTTCATTCATCAGCTGATCAAGATTATAAACATTTCAAAGCTGAGGTAACATGTAAATCAGAAATATATCCATTTTAGTCTTTTGTTTTGAAATGGAAATTAATTTTCTAATCTTTCTTAGGTTGAGCTTCTTTTAAGAGTTCATCACAGACATTTGGTGGGACTTGTGGGTTATTGTGATGATGGAGATAACTTGGCTTTGATTTACGAATACATGGCAAATGGAGACTTGAGGGAGAATATGTCAGGTAAACACTTTACCTATAAGATAATCTAATTTGGTGGAATtcgtactaaaaaaaaaaattgaaattcgGTATAGAAAACCGATGTGGACATGTTCTAACTTGGGAAAACAGAATGCAAATAGCTATGGAGGCAGCACAAGGTGATGAAATAATGAAAATTCTTGCTTATATTCTGATTTTAATGTCTTGAATAAagttgaaataaaattataacaaattgTTAACAGGATTGGAGTATCTACATAATGGAAGTAGACCACCTATGGTCCATAGAGATGTGAAACCTACTAACATTCTGTTGAATGAGCTGTTTCAAGCGAAACTAGCTGATTTTGGACTCTCTAGGTCTTCTCCCGTTGATGGTGAATCTTACGTATCAACAATCGTTGCAGGAACACCTGGTTACTTAGACCCTGAGTGAGTAAAATCAATCAGttataatcataaaaaattatgaaatgcaatatctatagttaaaaaaaattttcagGTACTATAGAACAAACTTGCTAAGTGAGAAGACTGATGTGTACAGCTTTGGGGTAGTTTTGTTAGAAATCATCACAAACCAGCCTGTGATTGATTCAAACCGGGTGAAAGCGCATATTACAGAATGGGTTGGATTCATGCTCATGAAAGGGGACATCAGGAATATTATCGACCCGAAACTGATGGGGGAATTCGATACAAACGGTGTGTGGAAGGCTGTGGAGTTGGCTTTGGCTTGTGTAAACCCTACCTCAAACCGTAGACCAACAATGACACATGCTGTGATGGAGCTAAAAGAGTGTTTGGACTCTGAAATTGCCAGGAAACAAGGGAGTCAAGAGATGTATTCAATAAATTCTATTGAATTAAGCTTCTCTCCTACTTCTACATTCTCACCTGGACCGAGGTGAATTGAGAATAATCCATTGAACCCAATGATGTCTTATTGAATTTGATGTCTTATGAACTCAATGATTGTTTAAAGAATCCATTAAAGTTTTTAGTTATCTGGAACTGAAAACACATTACATTCTTTATGAATCTAGCAAGTGGTATCTTGGGTAACAAGAAATCAATATGAAAGTACTCCACAGGGCACAGgttatgtaaatttttacattCTTTTCAAGTTATGTATTTcctgaaatcaaaagaaagatgtTTAATTATCTagtataataaaatagtaaatgTATTGATGAAAATTACTAAAAACCTGAAAAATGCCAACacatgtaattttaattttaaaacaaaagagaattaaaaagaaTTTGTGAGGatgtataaatattaatttgattagtaCTAGAAgcctttaaaaaaatttctcttattttttttaacgagAATCCTTTGAAATTTCTTCTAATCATACttatattaaaccaaaattaatttacaaaagataCCTCGCGGCTCACAGATTTGTTATCTAGTTTACCTAATTTCTCTTCCGTATCTTGTTATCCACCTAATCGTGTTTCTTTAtacttttttaacaaaactcTTTACATGAATAGCAGAAAGTTTCAGTTTTCATTCTCTGATTTTTCGGGATTTTACGCGTTATTCCTTAAACAGAAGATTTTATGGCGATATGGCGAATATCCATCAAATCCTTTCTGGCTTTGCTCGTTATTCTTAAAGGGTTTCGACGCGCCGCCGCTCCTCCTGTATTCTTATTTAGGGTTCAGAGAGAGTGGTCTTGATATTGGATTATTCTTACTTCTAATGGCGGAACATCTCAATCTGGCGATGGAATCACTGATTATTGCAGACGAAAGCCCTGTGGTTTTGACGGAGGAACCTGAGTTCACTGCAGGGGTGGAGAACAAACTCAGTCTTATGGGTAGACTTCTGAATCCGACAAGTCAAAACATGGCAAAGATGATAATGAAGATGCCAAGAGTGTGGGGGGTCTATGACAGAGTTCGGGGCGTCGCTCTGACGAAGGACCGGTTCCAGTTCATTTTCCAGTATGAAGCTGATATAGCAAGAATCATGAAAACGGGTTTCTGGACTTTCGATGAATGGGGTCTGATACTCGAACGCTGGGTGGAGTCCCCACCGCCAACCTTCCTCTCTACCTGTGCGGTCTGGATCCGGCTGAGCAATATCCCAGTCAATTACCTCACCATCAAAACCATCCAAACCATTGCGGAGAGAATAGGGCATGTGAAGGAAATTGCCTTTGATCCGGAGAAGTCACAATATAATGCCTTTGTGCGTGTCAAAGTGATCCTAGATGTGTCTAACCCACTGTTTGATTCCAAATCCCTACAACTCCCAAAAGGTGGTTCTGCAGTGGTGGAGATCGACTACGAGAGAGTGCGGAAGCGTTGCTTTCATTGCCTGCGACTCACCCATGACAAACAACACTGTCCTTTCTTGCGACAAGGTACGAAAGTGAAGGACTCTCCTCAGCAACGGACAGAGTCTGAACACGCAGCCAGAGCCTCTACACGAGATAATCGCTTCCCCAAAGATTTGGTGAACGCAGTTCTGCCTCTGTTAAAGCCATCCATACCCCCTGGTTTCTCCCCCAGGTCCAATGTCGTAGCCCCGGAGGTGTTGGCGGAAATGCGGAACTATCTGTTGTCTGGGGATCCGTTGCTGATAGGTCAGAGGGAGCAAACTTTGAAGTCTACCCTTGAGGGAATTGCACATGACTCCCAAGCCCAAAGCTCTCTGTTGAGGTTGGAGGCCCCTCCCTCCTTCACCACTAGCCTGGACAAGGGGAAGGGTCTAGTGTTTGGTTATCCGAATCAGGAGGCTTCGTTACCCCAGCTTCCGAAGTCGACAGGCCAAGATGTTAACGCGTTGTCTCTCCCAGGCAGAGAAATAGTTCATGACTCCCCTCAACTTTCAGCGCCTGAAGGATTTCATATGGGAGCAAGGGGCGGAAACACGAGAGGTGGAAAGATCAAACGAGGTACAAATTCGAGGAAGCCCTCCTCCTGGAGAAGGAGACAGTCAGCAGTTGGGAATGCTGCGAGAAGTGAATCAGTTGGGACCTCGGGAGATATCTATGAAAGTGTGTTACGGGGAGGTTTCTCAAAACGTAAGGCCGAGGACGGTAATGAAGTGACCTCGAAGATACTGAAAAAGGATGCGTTAGTGATGAGAGAAACAGATCCTTTGACTCCTGCTGGTTCTATGCTGC from Camelina sativa cultivar DH55 chromosome 2, Cs, whole genome shotgun sequence includes the following:
- the LOC104751886 gene encoding probable LRR receptor-like serine/threonine-protein kinase At1g51860, with product MKSINYGYLLLLIIIAFACFQSVQAQSQPGFISLDCGLVPKNTSYTEKTTNITYISDADYIDSGLIGSINDSCKTVLQQQTWTVRSFPEGVRNCYNFNLKANLKYLIRGTFVYGNYDGLNQIPKFDLYIGPNKWTSVILEGVANATILEMIHVLPQDRLQVCLVKTGTTTPFISALELRQLDNNTYVTKSGSLMSFARIYFPKTASFLRYDEDLYDRVWVPFSQNETVSLSTDLLVDTSTNSYNVPQNVANSAITPSKATLPLSIWWDLQNINAQIYIYMHFAEIQKLKSNEAREFNITYNGGQVWESYFRPNNLSITTIFSETAMSSPDGFFNFTFTMTKNSTLPPLINGLEVYTVVENLLHETYQDEVSAMMNIKKTYGLSKKISWQGDPCSPKIYRWEGVNCSYLDSNQPLITSLNLAASRLTGIITPDISSLIQLRELDLSNNDLSGGIPNFLADMEMLTLINLRGNPKLNLTIPDSIQGRITNKSLTLLIDEIPSSKKPRIKFPLVAILASVACVIAFLAIFIICFIFRREKQRAPSNENRSSNQSIGTKERKFTYSEILKMTNNFERVLGKGGYGRVYYGNLDDTQVAVKMLFHSSADQDYKHFKAEVELLLRVHHRHLVGLVGYCDDGDNLALIYEYMANGDLRENMSENRCGHVLTWENRMQIAMEAAQGLEYLHNGSRPPMVHRDVKPTNILLNELFQAKLADFGLSRSSPVDGESYVSTIVAGTPGYLDPETNLLSEKTDVYSFGVVLLEIITNQPVIDSNRVKAHITEWVGFMLMKGDIRNIIDPKLMGEFDTNGVWKAVELALACVNPTSNRRPTMTHAVMELKECLDSEIARKQGSQEMYSINSIELSFSPTSTFSPGPR